In Xanthomonas sp. SI, the following are encoded in one genomic region:
- a CDS encoding YoaK family protein, translated as MNFELPRWAWAFAGALACVAGMVNVVGYLGFEHQAVTHLTGTTTLLGAALADGDLRVIGNLLGVVLAFLGGAVLSGIVVQDSRLRLGRRYGVALALEAVLLLAAMQAFKQQQLLGALLAASACGLQNAMTTTYSGAVVRTTHLTGMFTDLGIGLGQALRGLPLPRRRIRLSLLIIGGFLLGGVLGARAYRHVGFDALLAPALLTGVVGTIYALQAHYRRQQR; from the coding sequence ATGAACTTCGAACTGCCGCGCTGGGCCTGGGCGTTCGCCGGCGCGCTGGCCTGCGTCGCCGGCATGGTCAACGTGGTCGGCTACCTGGGCTTCGAACACCAGGCGGTGACCCACCTGACCGGCACCACCACCCTGCTCGGCGCGGCGCTGGCCGATGGCGACCTGCGCGTGATCGGCAACCTGCTGGGCGTGGTGCTGGCTTTCCTCGGCGGCGCGGTGCTCAGCGGCATCGTGGTGCAGGACAGCCGGCTGCGCCTGGGCCGCCGCTACGGCGTGGCGCTTGCCTTGGAAGCAGTGCTCCTGCTGGCAGCGATGCAGGCGTTCAAGCAGCAACAACTGCTCGGCGCGCTGTTGGCGGCCAGCGCCTGCGGCCTGCAGAACGCGATGACCACCACCTACAGCGGCGCGGTGGTGCGCACCACCCACCTGACCGGCATGTTCACCGACCTGGGCATCGGCCTGGGCCAGGCGTTGCGCGGCCTGCCGCTGCCGCGGCGGCGCATCCGCCTGAGCCTGCTGATCATCGGCGGCTTCCTGCTCGGCGGCGTGCTCGGCGCCCGGGCCTACCGCCATGTCGGCTTCGATGCGCTGCTGGCGCCGGCGCTGCTGACCGGCGTGGTCGGCACCATCTACGCGCTGCAGGCGCACTACCGCCGCCAACAGCGCTGA